In one Flammeovirga yaeyamensis genomic region, the following are encoded:
- a CDS encoding RagB/SusD family nutrient uptake outer membrane protein, translating to MKKFNQIVFVIIGLLSSCQFLDLQPKDELARDNFYKNDREVRLALSGAYSNIREMYDQDFSTWMNTGTDEMLYKRQNFGRELSRMSYNDSDVDLARMWKTGYAGINIVNDFIDNLNQLDTIPNLRRADHDVMLGEAYALRGLMYFNMVRVWEHIPLRLEHFTDIEGNLDMLNLPNTAAPKIYNQIVEDFENSIELMDERPKEYGRLSKQIAHGLLARVYLTMAGARIQGGDIGIDSCLTQVVKNTNAITEYGYHHLLPSYEEVFINQIKGLRVDTEVMFEADFTVSEGRNLGGRIGNFNGVQINLTTGNMPFATAHAWITPSMHKSLYYSSDERKAWNCANFSFGYRDGAFYPMNISNELRWFPGKWRRMTPGLDMDGNFDGTAESLEMGVINKDRTSINFPILRYSDVLLMRAEALYLLNGDNEQSRLDIEAVRNRANAGTVNSGLAQVNDNFLKLIQEERRRELCFEGHRRFDLVRWGILIETMKQVSENVRSNPSFRENNESQLAFPGERAEEKHVVFPIPTEEMQLNVNIKQHNLW from the coding sequence ATGAAAAAATTCAATCAAATAGTATTTGTCATTATCGGATTGCTTAGTTCATGTCAGTTCTTGGACTTGCAACCAAAAGATGAGCTAGCAAGAGATAATTTTTATAAAAACGATAGAGAAGTTCGTTTGGCCCTATCGGGTGCCTATTCTAACATTAGAGAAATGTATGATCAAGATTTCTCTACTTGGATGAACACTGGAACGGACGAGATGTTGTACAAGCGTCAGAACTTCGGTAGAGAGTTAAGCCGTATGTCGTACAACGATTCTGATGTTGATTTGGCAAGAATGTGGAAAACAGGCTATGCAGGAATCAATATTGTGAATGATTTTATTGATAATCTTAACCAATTGGATACGATTCCGAACCTAAGAAGAGCTGATCACGATGTAATGTTGGGAGAAGCCTATGCACTTAGAGGTTTGATGTATTTCAACATGGTAAGAGTTTGGGAGCACATTCCTTTACGTTTGGAGCATTTTACAGATATCGAAGGCAACTTGGATATGCTGAATTTACCAAACACAGCAGCTCCAAAAATCTACAATCAGATTGTAGAAGACTTTGAGAATTCTATAGAGTTAATGGACGAACGTCCTAAAGAATACGGAAGGTTATCCAAGCAAATTGCACACGGTCTTTTAGCAAGAGTGTATCTTACAATGGCGGGTGCGAGAATTCAAGGTGGAGATATCGGAATCGATTCATGTCTGACTCAAGTAGTGAAAAATACCAACGCCATCACGGAGTATGGTTACCATCATTTACTACCGAGTTATGAGGAAGTGTTCATCAATCAAATCAAAGGTTTGAGAGTAGATACAGAGGTGATGTTCGAAGCGGACTTCACGGTATCGGAAGGTAGAAACTTGGGTGGTCGTATTGGTAACTTCAATGGGGTGCAGATTAACTTAACTACAGGTAATATGCCTTTCGCTACAGCACATGCTTGGATTACACCTTCGATGCATAAATCGTTGTACTACTCTAGCGATGAGCGTAAAGCATGGAACTGTGCAAACTTCAGTTTTGGTTATAGAGATGGTGCATTTTATCCAATGAACATTTCTAATGAATTGAGATGGTTCCCTGGAAAATGGAGACGTATGACTCCTGGTTTAGATATGGACGGCAACTTCGATGGTACAGCTGAGAGCCTAGAAATGGGTGTTATAAATAAGGATAGAACATCAATTAACTTCCCAATTTTAAGATACAGTGATGTACTGTTGATGAGAGCAGAAGCATTGTACTTATTGAATGGTGATAACGAACAATCACGTTTAGATATTGAAGCAGTTAGAAACCGTGCGAATGCAGGAACGGTGAACTCTGGTTTGGCGCAAGTAAACGATAACTTTTTGAAATTGATTCAAGAAGAACGTCGTAGAGAGTTATGTTTCGAAGGTCACAGACGATTTGATTTAGTACGTTGGGGTATTCTTATCGAGACAATGAAGCAAGTGAGTGAGAACGTGAGATCGAACCCAAGCTTTAGAGAAAATAACGAATCTCAGTTGGCTTTCCCAGGCGAAAGAGCAGAAGAGAAACATGTGGTGTTCCCTATTCCAACAGAAGAGATGCAACTGAACGTGAATATCAAACAACATAACCTTTGGTAA
- a CDS encoding SusC/RagA family TonB-linked outer membrane protein has product MKRIIKLTFSILLSVLLSVPQLGMAQDKFVKVSGKVVDEDGLPVPGASIRVEGTKHGTASDFDGNYSIRAKVNAVLMVTYIGFQNQRIQVLGRKQIDIALEPDVQTLDEMVVIGYGKQDAKEVSGSIQSVVMSEEINSMPAASFDQMMQGRMAGVQVSSGEGGPGQSMNFEIRGANTITGSSAPLYVVDGFPLEDPTLFSLDPSDIERVDVLKDASATAIYGSRASNGVILITTKQGTSGKPVITFNTKMGMSQVPENRILKTLSPQEYVNVQHEIGGGDAWGDASNYTDADYTNWQDEIFRQAPFQNYTVSMKGGSDQTKVFTSIGYVNQEGTLLRSSFERINGRLKLDQSIGKHVDMNLNLNYANSKTYGMKTSTAQVSAIKSAIMFRPMTPKNGDLDDEDELSAGFYPPTSTLNNTDRMEEVNMLQSNVNFTVRLAEGLSFRTQLGYQMSLNDTKTFFNLGTNQADRGSDGINGSLAQVKSQNYLNENVLMYNFNKNGHKFETLAGMSFQITERFRQTAAAIQFPLDDLGWNNMGMANMAVMPGSSATQQNLMSGFGRVSYSYNNKYIVTASLRADGSSRFKEGNRFGIFPSASAAWRAGEEDFVKNWGVFDELKFKAGFGTTGNNRVGDFDFLPTMSVAPGYYFNGYYQAAFYQTQLANTNLKWETTQQFNVGTDMGFFNNRLQVDVEYYYNLTDNLLFDAKVAPSTGYQQVKQNIGAVLNHGLELSVNTVNVQTKNFQWSTNFNISFNDNEIKKLSYGEDYRLYDPNVGGMFAGELYYGLFVGMPMTQMYGYRYDGIYQVDDFVKGADGQLRLKEGVPGFNSQTGEVRPGLPKYKDVNGDGVIDENDKEIIGNPNPRYFGGLSNTFTYKNWDLSVLLTWTVGQDVFNGNMADFGVVGNQRGRNYLADVGNRWQMNNPINEGVWAAPGPTQEYTYQQVYGGHQMSDYFIEDASFLRIKNITLGYTFNKDLLKKLKIKNFRIYGSVDNLWVFTNYTGYDPEVSVRNQAMYKGIDYSSYPAAQSAIIGLQVGF; this is encoded by the coding sequence ATGAAAAGAATTATAAAATTAACTTTCTCTATCTTACTATCTGTTTTATTGAGTGTACCACAATTGGGTATGGCTCAAGATAAGTTCGTTAAAGTAAGCGGTAAGGTAGTCGATGAAGATGGCTTGCCTGTTCCAGGTGCGAGTATTCGCGTAGAAGGAACTAAGCACGGTACAGCCTCTGATTTTGATGGTAACTATTCGATTAGAGCCAAAGTAAATGCGGTTTTGATGGTGACATATATTGGTTTTCAAAACCAAAGAATTCAGGTTTTAGGAAGAAAACAAATTGATATCGCCTTAGAACCTGATGTGCAAACATTGGACGAAATGGTCGTGATTGGTTATGGTAAACAAGATGCAAAAGAAGTATCGGGTTCCATACAATCGGTGGTGATGAGTGAGGAGATCAACTCCATGCCTGCGGCAAGTTTCGACCAAATGATGCAAGGTAGAATGGCCGGTGTGCAAGTATCTTCAGGAGAAGGTGGACCGGGTCAGTCGATGAACTTCGAGATTCGTGGTGCCAATACCATTACAGGTTCTTCTGCTCCTTTATATGTAGTCGACGGATTCCCTTTGGAAGATCCCACTTTGTTTAGTTTGGACCCTTCGGATATCGAGCGTGTAGACGTTTTAAAAGACGCTTCTGCAACAGCAATCTATGGTTCGAGAGCATCAAATGGTGTAATTCTAATTACAACAAAACAAGGTACTTCGGGTAAGCCAGTAATTACTTTCAATACCAAAATGGGTATGTCACAAGTTCCTGAAAACAGAATCTTAAAGACATTGAGCCCACAAGAATATGTAAACGTACAGCACGAAATTGGTGGTGGCGATGCATGGGGAGATGCAAGTAATTATACAGATGCCGATTACACTAATTGGCAGGACGAAATCTTCCGTCAAGCTCCTTTCCAAAATTATACAGTTTCTATGAAAGGTGGTTCAGATCAGACGAAAGTATTTACTTCGATTGGTTATGTTAATCAAGAAGGTACACTATTACGTTCGAGCTTCGAAAGAATCAATGGTCGTTTGAAGTTGGATCAGTCCATTGGTAAGCATGTGGATATGAACTTGAATTTGAACTATGCAAATAGTAAGACGTACGGTATGAAAACGTCGACAGCGCAAGTATCAGCTATCAAGTCGGCCATTATGTTTAGACCAATGACACCTAAGAACGGAGACCTTGATGATGAAGATGAGTTAAGTGCTGGTTTCTATCCTCCAACTTCTACGTTGAACAATACAGACCGTATGGAAGAGGTGAACATGTTGCAGTCGAACGTAAACTTTACGGTAAGATTAGCAGAAGGTTTAAGCTTTAGAACGCAGTTGGGTTATCAGATGAGTTTGAACGATACAAAAACGTTCTTCAACTTAGGGACGAACCAAGCAGATAGAGGATCGGACGGTATCAATGGTTCTTTAGCTCAAGTGAAGTCTCAGAACTACTTGAACGAAAATGTATTGATGTACAACTTCAATAAGAACGGTCATAAGTTTGAAACATTGGCAGGTATGTCTTTCCAAATCACTGAAAGATTTAGACAAACAGCTGCTGCTATTCAGTTCCCATTAGACGATCTAGGTTGGAATAATATGGGAATGGCGAACATGGCGGTAATGCCAGGTTCATCGGCTACTCAGCAGAATTTAATGTCTGGTTTTGGTCGTGTTTCTTACTCATATAACAACAAGTATATCGTAACGGCATCGCTTAGAGCTGATGGATCTTCGAGATTTAAAGAAGGTAACCGTTTCGGTATTTTCCCATCAGCTTCAGCGGCTTGGAGAGCAGGAGAAGAAGACTTCGTAAAAAATTGGGGAGTATTTGATGAGTTAAAGTTCAAAGCTGGTTTTGGTACAACAGGTAACAACAGAGTAGGTGATTTCGATTTCTTACCAACGATGAGTGTTGCTCCAGGATATTACTTCAATGGATATTATCAAGCAGCTTTTTATCAAACGCAATTGGCGAATACCAACTTGAAATGGGAGACAACTCAACAATTCAACGTGGGTACAGATATGGGCTTCTTCAACAATAGATTACAAGTGGATGTAGAATATTACTACAACCTAACGGATAACTTATTGTTCGACGCTAAAGTGGCTCCATCAACAGGGTATCAGCAAGTGAAACAAAATATTGGTGCTGTGTTGAACCACGGTTTGGAACTTTCGGTGAATACTGTGAACGTTCAAACGAAGAACTTCCAATGGTCGACCAACTTCAACATCTCTTTTAACGATAACGAAATCAAGAAACTATCTTACGGTGAGGATTACAGATTATACGATCCAAATGTAGGTGGTATGTTTGCCGGAGAATTGTACTATGGTCTGTTTGTGGGCATGCCGATGACACAAATGTACGGTTACCGTTACGACGGAATTTATCAAGTAGATGACTTTGTGAAAGGTGCTGATGGACAGTTAAGATTGAAAGAAGGTGTTCCAGGTTTTAATTCTCAAACAGGTGAAGTAAGACCGGGTCTTCCAAAATATAAAGATGTCAACGGAGATGGAGTAATTGATGAAAACGATAAGGAAATCATCGGTAATCCAAACCCAAGATACTTCGGTGGTTTATCGAATACATTTACTTATAAAAACTGGGATTTGAGCGTGTTACTTACTTGGACAGTAGGACAAGATGTATTTAACGGTAACATGGCCGATTTCGGAGTAGTGGGTAACCAAAGAGGTAGAAACTACTTGGCTGATGTTGGAAACAGATGGCAAATGAACAACCCAATTAACGAAGGTGTTTGGGCAGCCCCTGGACCTACTCAGGAATATACGTATCAGCAAGTATATGGTGGACATCAAATGAGTGATTACTTTATTGAGGATGCGTCTTTCCTAAGAATTAAGAACATCACTTTAGGGTACACTTTCAATAAAGATTTATTGAAGAAACTAAAAATCAAAAACTTCAGAATCTACGGATCAGTCGATAACCTTTGGGTATTCACGAACTACACGGGATACGATCCAGAAGTATCGGTGAGAAATCAGGCAATGTATAAAGGTATTGACTACTCGTCTTATCCTGCCGCTCAATCAGCAATTATTGGTTTACAAGTTGGATTCTAA
- a CDS encoding glycoside hydrolase family 3 N-terminal domain-containing protein, whose protein sequence is MKKILLTILSLCLSQVMWAQDYTKDVEKLLKKMTLEEKVGQMTQFTSSSDVTGPTLRGNVEKDVKAGHVGSLFNAVSADYTRKLQKMAVEETRLGIPLLFGYDVIHGFKTIFPIPLGEASSFDLELMQDAARVAAEEASAAGIHWTFAPMVDVSRDPRWGRVMEGAGEDTYYNSEVAKARVKGFQGDDLAATNTVLACAKHFLAYGAPQGGRDYHTVDMSLQTLHDVYLPPFKACVDAGVETFMTSFNEINGTPSTANPYLFKDILRDQWDFEGVVVTDYTAINELIPHGIAGDLPTAGQLALNAGIDMDMEGDVFLSTLVQSVKDGKVSEKDIDHAVRRILLVKFKLGLFDDPYRYCDAEREKSVTLSQDFKNRARKAAQRSIVLLKNENQILPLTLNNTKKIALIGPLAKSKKDVLGGWKAKGSPKQAKSLFEGMKAATKDKAELLYAKGCKMSGADTTGFAEALEVAQQSDVVVLAIGEPRTISGEAKSRSDINIPGVQTELLAHLKQAGKPIVVVLMNGRPLTLEREDELADALLETWHLGTMAGPAIADVIFGKYNPSGKLPMSFPRNVGQIPIFYNAKNTGRPFDPEKPSGYKSNYLDVPNTPLYAFGYGLSYTEFAYGDIKLSAETMEDQPITASIEVTNTGDYDGEEVVQLYIQDLIGKSTRPLKEMKGFEKIFLKKGETKTVTFTIAKEALTYHRWDMSEGVEAGDFNVYIGTSSDNVKQASFKLTKDFEASKQYNPIKSK, encoded by the coding sequence ATGAAAAAGATACTATTAACTATACTTTCACTTTGTTTGAGTCAGGTGATGTGGGCTCAAGACTACACGAAAGATGTTGAAAAACTTCTAAAGAAAATGACTCTTGAGGAGAAAGTGGGGCAAATGACTCAGTTTACTTCTTCGAGTGATGTCACAGGACCTACACTAAGAGGGAATGTGGAGAAAGACGTAAAGGCAGGTCACGTTGGATCATTATTCAATGCTGTATCTGCAGATTACACTCGTAAACTTCAGAAAATGGCTGTGGAAGAAACTCGTTTGGGTATTCCATTATTATTTGGCTACGATGTAATCCACGGTTTCAAAACTATCTTCCCAATTCCATTAGGAGAAGCAAGTTCTTTCGACTTGGAATTGATGCAAGATGCAGCTAGAGTAGCCGCAGAAGAAGCATCAGCAGCAGGTATTCACTGGACATTCGCTCCAATGGTCGATGTATCTAGAGACCCGCGTTGGGGTAGAGTAATGGAAGGTGCCGGAGAAGATACCTACTACAACAGTGAGGTAGCAAAAGCAAGAGTGAAAGGTTTCCAAGGAGACGATTTAGCTGCAACAAACACAGTATTGGCTTGTGCAAAGCACTTCTTAGCTTACGGTGCACCTCAAGGTGGTCGTGATTATCACACAGTAGACATGTCTTTACAAACGTTACACGATGTATATCTTCCTCCTTTTAAAGCATGTGTGGATGCAGGTGTAGAAACATTCATGACTTCTTTCAACGAAATTAACGGTACGCCAAGTACAGCTAATCCTTACCTTTTCAAAGATATCTTAAGAGATCAGTGGGATTTTGAAGGAGTAGTTGTAACGGATTACACGGCGATTAACGAATTGATTCCTCACGGTATCGCAGGCGATCTGCCAACAGCTGGTCAGTTAGCTTTAAATGCTGGTATCGATATGGATATGGAAGGTGATGTTTTCTTGAGCACATTAGTACAGTCGGTAAAAGACGGTAAAGTATCTGAAAAAGACATTGATCATGCGGTTAGAAGAATCTTGTTAGTAAAATTCAAACTAGGACTATTTGATGATCCTTATAGATACTGTGATGCCGAAAGAGAAAAATCGGTGACTCTTTCTCAAGACTTCAAAAACAGAGCAAGAAAAGCAGCACAACGTTCGATTGTTTTATTGAAAAATGAGAATCAAATACTACCTCTAACATTAAACAATACAAAGAAAATTGCTTTGATTGGTCCATTGGCTAAGAGCAAGAAAGATGTATTGGGTGGTTGGAAGGCAAAAGGATCACCAAAACAAGCGAAGTCGTTATTCGAAGGAATGAAGGCTGCTACAAAAGATAAAGCGGAATTACTTTATGCTAAAGGCTGTAAAATGAGTGGTGCGGATACAACAGGTTTTGCAGAAGCATTAGAAGTAGCACAGCAATCGGATGTAGTTGTTCTAGCGATCGGCGAACCAAGAACGATTTCTGGTGAAGCGAAAAGTAGATCGGATATCAATATCCCTGGTGTTCAAACAGAATTGTTGGCACACTTAAAGCAAGCAGGGAAGCCTATCGTAGTTGTTTTGATGAACGGTAGACCGTTAACTCTAGAAAGAGAAGACGAATTAGCAGATGCATTATTAGAGACTTGGCACTTAGGAACTATGGCCGGTCCAGCTATTGCAGACGTAATTTTTGGTAAATACAATCCATCGGGTAAACTACCAATGTCGTTCCCAAGAAATGTTGGTCAAATTCCAATTTTCTATAACGCAAAGAACACAGGTAGACCATTCGATCCAGAAAAACCATCAGGTTATAAATCAAATTATTTGGACGTGCCGAATACACCTCTTTACGCATTTGGTTACGGATTAAGCTACACTGAGTTTGCCTATGGCGACATCAAATTATCTGCGGAAACAATGGAAGATCAACCAATAACGGCTTCTATTGAAGTAACCAATACAGGTGATTATGATGGTGAAGAAGTCGTTCAATTGTACATCCAAGATTTGATCGGAAAATCAACAAGACCTTTAAAAGAAATGAAAGGTTTTGAGAAGATCTTCTTGAAAAAAGGAGAAACAAAAACAGTTACTTTCACTATCGCAAAAGAAGCCTTGACGTACCATAGATGGGACATGAGTGAAGGTGTTGAAGCAGGGGACTTCAACGTGTATATCGGAACAAGTTCTGATAACGTAAAACAAGCATCATTTAAACTGACAAAAGACTTTGAGGCGAGTAAGCAGTACAACCCGATTAAGTCGAAGTAA
- a CDS encoding glucoamylase family protein has product MSLLTNIFLLSSLITSLFVPPTDKEKKLKEEEARFQEDVRIFDETHEASFRYFWEWAHPVSGLTPRRSLENKRFDIGIGASGFGIQAIIVGAHRGWVSREEVVDHLLKVTYFLDQKAVKYHGVFPHLIHGKTGQLIKFGGQDGADIQETSNLMMGLLVARAYFDGDNHKEVQLRKSITELWEAVDYTVHEYQNGLWWNHSETQKENNGLKLLMKGYTESMTSYALALGHPKHPIKKKSYQAYVNGKNFVNGRKYYGYTLDVGKPKGGPLYLAQTPFVTMDPRDMEDQYTFYWKRSIAHSLINWTYCFKHAPKEYQYSKGDWGLTASQIPTGYNNMAGPNKDKGVIAPSGALGVFPYVPYQSFMALRNFYENHKEGLWDKYGFKDAYSIKDNWYSDRYLGLDQGRTVIMMENYRSGLFWELSKKIPELQVAKKKMGISSPKFKTGFPLAVKENISQRVQLIRHPELKAYHVDYYLAKDADVSFEFRHINGDVTTLNSPKFKSEGMHQLVFEKKDFLSGTKGKLIMTINGKTSEELPVQLF; this is encoded by the coding sequence ATGAGTTTACTAACTAACATATTTTTATTATCATCCTTAATTACTTCTCTCTTTGTCCCTCCAACGGACAAGGAGAAGAAGTTAAAGGAGGAAGAGGCACGTTTTCAGGAAGACGTGAGAATCTTCGACGAAACACATGAAGCATCGTTTAGATATTTCTGGGAATGGGCACACCCTGTATCGGGGTTAACGCCTCGTAGATCTCTAGAAAACAAACGATTTGATATTGGTATTGGAGCATCAGGTTTTGGTATTCAAGCGATTATTGTGGGTGCTCACAGAGGTTGGGTATCTAGAGAAGAAGTAGTCGATCATTTATTGAAAGTGACCTACTTCTTGGATCAAAAAGCCGTGAAATACCATGGTGTATTTCCTCACTTGATTCACGGTAAAACAGGTCAATTAATTAAGTTTGGCGGTCAGGATGGAGCAGACATCCAAGAAACGTCCAACTTAATGATGGGACTGCTTGTGGCTAGAGCTTATTTTGATGGTGATAACCACAAAGAAGTACAGCTAAGAAAAAGCATCACCGAACTTTGGGAGGCAGTTGATTATACTGTTCACGAATACCAAAACGGTTTGTGGTGGAATCATTCTGAAACTCAAAAAGAAAATAATGGCTTAAAGCTATTAATGAAAGGGTACACAGAATCGATGACGAGTTATGCTTTGGCATTGGGGCACCCAAAACATCCCATCAAAAAGAAATCTTACCAAGCTTATGTGAACGGTAAAAACTTTGTGAACGGTAGGAAATATTATGGTTATACTTTAGATGTAGGTAAACCAAAAGGTGGTCCGTTATACTTAGCACAAACGCCATTTGTAACAATGGACCCTCGCGATATGGAAGATCAGTACACTTTTTACTGGAAAAGAAGTATTGCACATTCTTTAATTAACTGGACGTACTGTTTCAAACATGCACCAAAAGAGTATCAATATTCTAAAGGCGATTGGGGTTTAACGGCTTCTCAGATTCCAACAGGCTATAACAACATGGCTGGACCGAACAAAGATAAAGGGGTAATTGCTCCATCAGGTGCATTGGGTGTATTCCCTTACGTTCCTTACCAATCGTTCATGGCTTTAAGAAACTTCTACGAAAACCATAAAGAAGGACTTTGGGATAAGTATGGATTTAAAGACGCTTACTCTATCAAAGATAATTGGTATTCGGATCGTTACTTGGGTCTTGATCAAGGTCGTACGGTCATTATGATGGAAAACTACAGAAGTGGATTATTCTGGGAATTATCAAAGAAAATCCCAGAGCTTCAGGTAGCCAAAAAGAAAATGGGAATTTCTTCACCTAAGTTCAAAACAGGCTTCCCATTAGCAGTAAAAGAGAATATCTCTCAGAGAGTTCAACTTATCAGACATCCCGAATTAAAAGCTTATCATGTAGATTATTACTTAGCTAAAGACGCAGATGTAAGCTTTGAATTTAGACATATAAATGGTGATGTGACTACTTTAAATTCACCTAAATTTAAATCAGAGGGGATGCATCAATTGGTGTTCGAAAAGAAGGATTTTCTTTCTGGAACCAAAGGTAAATTAATCATGACAATCAACGGTAAAACTTCAGAGGAACTACCGGTACAACTATTCTAA
- a CDS encoding sulfatase family protein, which translates to MRFFLQILLISIAANVFAQKSDRPNIIYIMSDDHALQAISAYGHPVSDIAPTPNIDRIAKEGIKFDQSFVTNSLCGPSRATMLTGKYSHKNGFKTNSDQFDAGQQTWISILQKQGYTTGVIGKWHLKSTPQGFDHWNILNDQGEYFNPDFISGEDTTYVEGYTTDLITDYSLEWMEEQKNADKPFALLIHHKAPHRNWMPPIRYANEFDNVEFPVPDNYFDDYEGRQAAAEQEMNIYKDAQEGHDLKMSVAVGSDEWRKDIWPHLFNRLTDVQKEAWYKAYREKNDKMNAANMNDKEMALWKYQRYLQDYCATVKAVDENVGRVLDYLEENGLAENTIIVYTSDQGFYLGEHGWFDKRFMYEESFKTPLVMRYPKEIKAGKTTQAMVQNIDYGPTFLDYAGVEVPKDMQGTSLREIAKKGKTPKDWRKSVYYHYYEYPGFHKVKRQYGVRTDDYKLIHFYNNIDTYEFYDLKKDPSEMNNLIDDPKYQDKIEELRVELARLMKEADEPPYEEWKDTDYRKQARKRKMREKKLREQQLKKQQLQNK; encoded by the coding sequence ATGAGATTTTTTTTACAAATACTACTTATCAGCATAGCAGCAAACGTATTTGCTCAGAAATCAGATAGACCTAATATTATATATATCATGTCTGATGATCATGCATTGCAAGCCATTAGTGCTTACGGTCATCCAGTATCTGATATTGCACCTACACCTAACATTGATCGTATCGCCAAAGAAGGAATCAAGTTCGATCAAAGTTTTGTGACCAACTCTTTATGTGGTCCATCTAGAGCGACAATGTTAACTGGTAAATATTCGCATAAGAATGGATTCAAAACCAATTCAGATCAATTTGATGCTGGACAGCAAACTTGGATCAGTATTCTTCAAAAGCAAGGGTATACAACAGGTGTAATTGGTAAGTGGCACTTAAAAAGTACTCCTCAAGGATTTGATCATTGGAATATCTTAAATGATCAAGGAGAGTATTTCAACCCTGACTTCATTTCTGGAGAAGATACTACTTATGTAGAAGGTTATACTACAGACCTTATTACAGATTACTCTTTAGAGTGGATGGAAGAACAAAAAAATGCAGACAAACCATTTGCATTATTGATTCACCACAAAGCACCTCATAGAAACTGGATGCCACCAATTCGTTACGCTAACGAATTTGATAATGTCGAGTTCCCAGTTCCCGACAACTACTTTGATGACTACGAAGGTCGTCAGGCAGCAGCGGAACAAGAAATGAACATCTATAAAGATGCACAAGAAGGTCACGATTTGAAAATGTCGGTAGCTGTAGGATCAGACGAATGGAGAAAAGATATATGGCCTCATCTATTTAATAGGTTAACTGATGTTCAGAAAGAGGCTTGGTACAAGGCTTACCGTGAGAAAAACGATAAAATGAACGCAGCAAACATGAACGACAAGGAAATGGCGCTGTGGAAATACCAAAGATATTTACAAGATTACTGTGCGACTGTAAAGGCGGTAGACGAAAACGTTGGCCGTGTGTTAGATTATTTAGAAGAGAACGGCTTAGCTGAAAACACCATTATTGTTTATACTTCAGACCAAGGTTTCTACTTAGGAGAACACGGTTGGTTCGACAAAAGATTCATGTACGAAGAGTCTTTCAAAACACCACTTGTGATGCGTTATCCTAAAGAAATTAAAGCAGGAAAGACGACTCAAGCCATGGTGCAAAACATCGACTATGGTCCAACATTCTTGGATTATGCAGGTGTAGAAGTTCCAAAAGATATGCAAGGTACGTCGTTAAGAGAAATAGCAAAGAAAGGAAAAACACCAAAAGACTGGAGAAAATCAGTGTACTACCATTATTATGAATACCCTGGTTTCCATAAAGTAAAAAGACAATATGGAGTAAGAACAGACGATTATAAATTAATCCACTTCTACAACAACATCGATACATATGAATTCTACGACTTGAAAAAAGATCCATCAGAAATGAACAACTTGATTGACGATCCGAAGTATCAAGACAAAATCGAAGAATTAAGAGTTGAATTGGCTCGTTTAATGAAAGAAGCAGATGAGCCTCCGTACGAAGAATGGAAAGATACAGATTACAGAAAACAAGCTCGCAAGCGTAAAATGAGGGAAAAGAAGCTTCGCGAACAACAATTGAAAAAACAACAGTTACAAAATAAATAA